DNA from Bradyrhizobium japonicum USDA 6:
CGGCCTGATGAGCCGTAGCAAGCGAGCCATAGCTGAAGTAAGCGGACCAGCCGCGCAGAAGGCGGTTCAGTCGTGCTTGTACTTCGGGCCAAGCGCCCTTGTTGCCCGGCGTCAGCAGTTCGCTGACCTTCCTCTTGATCCGCAGCACGCTTTTCTTCGACGGAGCCGCGCCAAGATACCACCGCCCCCCATTGCGGAAGTGGCGGGGTCCGAGCGTGTACCCAAGGAAGTCAAAGCTTTCCAATCGGGCATTCTTCACCGAGGTTTTAGTCTCGTTGAGTGTCAGCCCAAGCTTGGTCATCACCGCTTTCGTCCACGTCAATGCGTCTTCCGCGTGGCCGCGGCTGAGAATGACGAAGTCGTCGGCATAGGAGATAATCTGGCCATGGAATGCTTCACACCGACCGCTGAGACGCCAATGCTTCAGGAACCGGTTCATGTAGATGACGGAGAGCAGCGGACTGATGACACCCCCCTGTGGCGTGCCACACTTGTTGCTCTTACCGCCGCTCATGCGCCGTTTCCCGTTGCTATCCCGCTCCTCGACCGGTACTCGCAGCCATAACTTAATCAGCCGCAGCACATTCCGGTCGACGATGCGTCGGGCCACCGATTTGAGGAGGTCCGAGTGCGGTATCGTGTCGAAGTATTTCGACAAATCGGCGTCAACAACATCTGTGTAGCCCCGGCACATAAGCCGGTGCACTTCCTTGACGGCATCGACCGCGTTGCGGCGCGGGCGATATCCATAAGCTCCGTCCTCAAAATCCGCCTCGAAGATCGGTTCCAGCACGATCTTTGCAGCAGCTTGGACGACCCGGTCCCGGATTGTTGGGATACCGAGCGGACGTTCGCCGCCGCCGGGCTTCGGGATCATCACCCGCCGCACCGGATCGGGCCGATAGGTCTTCGTGACGAGTTCATCGCGCAGGCCAGCCAACCATGCTTCGAGTCCCGACGCGTCGATCTGTTCGAAAGTTATTCCGTCCACTCCCGGCGCACCCGCGTTGGCGCGGGCCAGCTTGTAGGCATGGCTCAGAATGTCCTCGCGGCAGATCTTGTCGTACAGCACGTAGAAGCGGAAGGCAGGCTCCGCCTTCGCCTTACAATAAAGCTTTCTTTCTCTGAAGGCTCCTGATCTTATCGGGCGTTTCAAGGCTCATCGCCAATCTACCCTTTCCCTCGCCATCTTCAAAAGCGCACCTGAAGTCAGGGTCCTTTCCTCCGCCGGAATTACCCGGTTTCATCGGTACCTTTGACCCTGTCCGACTCCCGTCCGGTCCATCGACTACTCAATGCTGAAGGCGCGACCTTCGACCAAGACGGGTCTCCCCCGATTACCCGTACTACCTTTCCAACGTGCCGTGCCCATTACCCCGGTGAACCAGACAGGTGCGTGCGTCGATTGCTTCCCTGTCCGCACGGCCTTCCCCGCCATACGATCGGGTCGGCATTCACATCGTAACTTTCGAGGCGTGCTCAGGCTTCACTCACGTTACGGCCCGCTGGATTGCTCGGCCGCCTAAAGCGACCTTTGTCACGAGGCTTCGATCCGTCCGATTGCTCGTCCAAACCGCTCGTCAGCTACCAGATCAATCGACAACTCTCTGGGTGGATCCTTCCTCCACTGGTAATACGCGCCGTCGGGGCGCACCGAATGGCTTCACATATTGAGGTAGCAGCAGTTTGACGTCATGACCCAAAGCCGCGATCTCGCGCGCCCAAAACCAACATGGCTGAAGTGGAACAGTTCTGCGCGTTCGTCGAACTCGAGCTTTCCCAGCACAGCCGTGACCGCCTGCCCGCTATTGCGCGCCTCGGTCGTGGTGGTGACGTCCCCCGACGTGACCCGCATGCGCCGCTATCCGTGCCTCAGAAGCCGATTGCGATCGTCCCGAATGTTCGTAGACCTATACTTAGCATGTAGGTCTCATTCAAGACGGGGGGCACGCCGCCTACCGTATAATTGTAGGATTTCAGATAGTTCAATCCCAGCACCAAGCAATCGTCGACATAGCCGGCACCGACCACATACTGGTTGATCTCGTTGGCCTCGAGGTCCCAGCGCGCCGAGCCCGTGACCACCCAGTTGGTCGCGACCTTCAGCGAGCCGGTGGTGAGGATGCCTTCGCGGCGGGTCAGATAGCCGAGCTCCGGCTGTGCCGCGTAGTTGCCGTACATCACGCTGATCGACCAGCGATCGAAGTTGGCGCGGCCTTCGGCCTCGAAACGCTGGACGTTCCAGGTCTGCTCGTCCATGCGGGAGCGGACGCTGAAGGTGTAGGTGCGGTTGGGCGAGTAGTCGATACTCGCCACGTAGTCGGAGCGGGGCTTGTCGAGACCGGAATCGAGGCCCGTGTTGATGGAGTCCCGGACCGCGTAGGAGTTCATGCCGAACAGCTGGTAGGACTGGCCGAACAGCACCTTGGCCGCGCCGCCCTTGTCGAACTGCGTGGTGGCCTGCACGCCGACATTGGCGCGGCCGCCGCCCTCGACGCGGTCGTAACCGGAGAACTTGTCGACGCTGAACAGGTTCGACGTTTCGAATACAAAACTCTGCGCATCCTCGTTGGGAAACTTGCCGGCATAAGTCTCGTTCGGGCGGATGATGATCTGCGCGATCGGCTCGACGGTGGTCGAGCCCCAGGGCTGAACGTTGATGAAGGGATAGCGGTATTCGAGGCCGACCGTCGGCATCAGGCGGAATGCCTGGGTGTCGCCGACCGGTAGGTAGTTCGACACGCCCGGCTGGTTCGAGACCGAGGAGTTGATTGCATCGGCGCGCAGGCCGGCGAACGGCGTCCAGATCTGGCCGAGCGGGTCGGTGAAGGATTTGCGCCACTGCGCTTCCGCCGACAGGCGGGTATAGGTGCCGGGGAAGCCGCGCAGCAGGCACTGCGATGGCGTGCGCGCGAGCGGATCGGCCGACGCCGTCGTGCACAGGCTGTTGGTGTTGGCGAGCGTGGTGATCGGATCGAACACGGCGCTGTCACGCGACAGGTTGACGGAGTTGGTCTTGTAGCTGAACTCGCCGCCGAACACCGGATAGTTGAGCACGTTCGAGTAGTCGATCACGGGGTAGACGATCGGGACCTTGTCCTGGTTGCCCGAGAAGCTCCGCCAGTACATCGTGCGTGCGTCGAAGAAGCTGCGATTGCCGGCGCCGGTCAGATAGAGCTGCGAGACCGCGTCGGTCGGCAGGTTCAGGAACGAACCGAGCGGGTCACGGTACTGCGACAGGCGGTAGTCCGAGAAGAAATAGTAGTCGGACATCACGACGCCGTCCCAACCCCAGACCCATTTGTCGTTCAGCGCGAACTGACCCTTGGTCTCGACGGCGCCGCGCCACTGGCGGTCGCCGGGCTGCCCGGCGAAGGCGCCGCGATCGAGCTGGTCGATGCCGTAAGCACGGATCTGGTAGGCGCCGCCCATCAGGCGCTGGCGGAACTCCGCCTGGAACAGCACGCCCTGCCTGGAGGTGATGCGCGGGTTGAAGGTCACGTCCATATCGGGCGCGATCGCCCAGTAGAACGGGACCTCCACGCCGTAGCCGTAGCCCGTGTTCGAGGTGAAGCCCGGCATCAGGAAGCCGGACTTGCGCTTCACGGTCGGGTCGGGCGTCGAGAAGTAGGGCATGTAAGCGAGCGGCACGCCGAAGAACTCGAGCTGCGCCGTCTCGAAGTACAGCATCTTCTCCTGCTGGTCGTGGATGATGCGGGCACCCTTGACCTGCCAGAGCGGTGGCTTCTTCGGATCGTCCTTGCACGGAGCGCAGGCCGTGTAGACGCCGTTCTCGAACACGGTGTAGTTGCCGCTGGAACGGTCGGCGCGCGTTGCGGCCATCCGTGTCCGGTCGGCGGTATCGACCCGGAGCGAACCGACGAATCCGTCGCGATAGTCGTCGGACAGATCGATCGTCTCGGCATAGGTGATCTTGCCCTCGGCATCCGTCATGCGGATGTTGCCTTCGGCATGGAGCCGCTTGGTCTTCTGGTCGTAGGCGACCTTGTTAGCCTCGACGCTGGTGCCGTTGTAGAACAGCTGGACGTTACCGACCGCCGAGATCCGCGAATTATTGTAGTCGTAGACGACCTCGGTCGCCTGAACCAGCATCTGGTTGTCGTTGGCGGCCTTCGGCGGCTTCGGACGCGGCGGCTGCGTATTGTAGGAGACGTTCTGCGCCGATGCCTTTACGACGGGGCCGAAACCAGTCGCGATGACAACGGCTATGGCAAGCAAGCAGTCGCAGACTAGCGACGTGAAGAGCCACGGATCGTGCCCTGGCGCAACCGCAGTCAGTTTGTGACGATGCGCAGCCACAGCCACTAACCTTTCCGTCGGGTCAGCAAGGCCAACAATCTGATGAAGCGGCCAACGCAGACTGGCGGCCAGACCGAAGTCTCCAGTTGCATGAACTCACACTTACTTGACGTCCTGATACAACTAGCCACAACAGCGAGCAGGAAAATGGTGAACACGTTACCTTAAATTCTCGGCATCGAGCCGTAGCACTGGCTCCAGCCCTCTTGCGGTTGCGCAGAAACCCTCGGCAATCGACGCGAACCGCTACGCTGAAATCTCTTCAAGTCGGCCTCGCTTCGGCCCAGGGAATTCGTGCTGAAGGCGTCGCGCTGGAAGGTTTGCGGAAGCATGTGATGGCTGATCTGACGGGTTATCAGGTTCATCCGAACCGAACTATGCCTGGAAGCACAGCTACTGGAGCAAGCTGCGAGAGCCCAGGAGCAGCAGCAGCGCTATGGGCGGAGCGCGAAATGCCGATCGCGGAGAAACTCCGCGTCTCCGATAGGCGATCTTGGGCGGCAGCTTTTTCAGCAAAGGGATCAGGAACACGAGCAGTCCGCGCTCATTGGCCAAAGCTTTGACGAACTGTCGGTCCGCCGACCATGCCACTTGGTTCGCGTGGGTCGTTCCGATATCTGTCAGCTGCGACCTACTCCGAAGGATGCTGATCTGTTGTTGTTGCGGCGAATATGCCAGCTGCTTGCTAATCGGCCGTTTCACGCCCCCCGGCGCATGACGGCCATTATGCGGGCCGGGAGCCATGCGGTGAAGCGCGAGCGGGTGAAACCGTTGATGTGCAGAATGGGAAGGCTCAGGCCGAAGCCGCGAATAACGCAACCGTCGGGGCCAGAGGCCAATGTTGTGTTCTGCTCCGCCGTTTGCGGATTGGTGCCAGAGGATCAGACACAGCTTCACTGCTGGCCCAAAGTCGGCCGGGCCGGCCTGCCGCGGGCTAGAAGCGCAATGGTTGTGGCTTCCCAAAGACGAACTCCAGATCGCATCATGCACTCCGCTGCCCCTTCCTGTCCAATAACGAGCGCCTGCGCAAACGAAGCAAGCTGCGTGCCGCTCGAAGATGGAGATCCTCAAGCGGGTTTGTTCATGGTACATGCGTCCGGTTGTGGACATTGGTCCGAACCAGACAATCGAGTCCTTGGCAGTGATATCGGTAGTTGGTGGAACGCACGATTGCACTAGGGTCCAGACTCAATTGAGCCAATATGCGACGAGAGCGGCGAGATGAACAGCGGCCAAAAAATTACGGGCGAGCTTGTCATATCGCGTGGCGATGCGCCGGAAGTCCTTGAGCCTGCCAAAGCAGCGTTCGATGACATTTCGTCCTTTGTAGGCGCGTTTGTTGAAGCGATGGATGACGACACGGTTAGATTTATTGGGGATTACGGGCTTGGCGCCACGACGAATGATTTCGCCGCGAAGCTTGTCGCCATCATACCCTTTGTCGGCGAGGAGCACGCTCATGGGTGGCGCGAGCGCCAGGACATCGGGAGCCGCAGCGATATCGGCATCCTGGCCTGGAGTCAGATGCAGGACGACCGGCCGGCAGAGCGGATCGCTCAGCGCATGGATTTTTGTCGTGCGGCCTCCGCGCGAGCGGCCGATTGCTTGATTGTGCTCCCCCCTTTTCCGCCGGAGGCACACCGGTGAGCTTTAATCGAGGTCGAGTCGAGCGACAGTACGACGCCGTCTTCGCCAGGCTTGGCCAGCGCTTCGAAGATTGCGCACCATCGTCCTCGCTTGGCCCAGCGATTGAAGCGATTGTAGATCGTCGTGTAAGGGCCGTATTCACGTGGACAATCACGCCATCGTGCACCCGATTGCAGCATGTGAATGATGCCGCTGACGATGCGTCGGTCGTCGTCCCGATCCGGCGCCGTCAGTCCCCTCGGCAGATGCGGTTCGATACGCGCCCATTGCCTGTCGTTCAGCCAAAACAAACCAGCGCGCATTCTCTCGCCCCCGAATCAACACGTAGGCAAGAGAATCACGTGGCGCTATTTAGGTACAGACCCTAGTGCGCGCAAGCGCTCGTCAGCCCAGATGGCAATTGATGAGGGCGCGCCGCCTGTGTTCGATGGGACGGACCAGATGGTCGATCGCCGACGCCTAAGCTATGAAGAGCTGCCTGCCAGTTGTGCGCTAATGGCCCGCAACCCGACGCGTCCACACGATTATCAAGCGACGGCAGGCACTGCACTTTTCAATTCGGCTCGCTCCACGGCCAGCGGGCGGTGCTCGACGACATGGAATGGCTGGGCGACGAGCATATCGGGCGAATTACGCCCTCCTGTTACAGGAGTTGAAGAGGGACATTCCGGATCTGGCGGCCCGGACTCGTTCGTGGAGTTCGTGACAACCCATGTGCTGCGCTACACTATCCTTCCGCTTTCATTATTATTCCCGAGCAGGCAACCGCCCATAATGCCATTTGTTGCATTAGCAGCCCAGTTGTTCGCAAACAAATCATCGACATCCTTGCTCGGGAGCCCCCCACCGGGATTCGCCGCTTGTTGAACAAAGGCTTGCGCCAGCGAGTGCCGAAACGCAGAGATGCTTTCCGCATCCATGGGCGAGATCTCGCAGACCAAAGCTTTACTGTCGGCATCCATTAAGACCTGTGGACCAAAAGCAGTACCGCTCGGGTTTGACGCCATAATCAACGTGAAGCTAATTTTGACCCCGGCCGAGGTCGTAAAACTATGAGATGCCAAAGAAACTAGCCTCTGCATCAGCATCGAACCGACAGGCGCCTCCGCACGGAGAGCCGGACCATTCTGCCGGAACGATCTTGCAGGAGCGAACGACGCCACTCGAGGCCCTTTGTCTGCTCTCCTCTTTAGAACGTCTTCGTCGGGATAATTTGACGGCTCGTCACTGCTCAGCGTCATCGATCGATAGCGCAGACGCGAGGGCGCTGGAAGAATCACAGGAGCCAATACAGCGTTGCACGGTGCACCCGCATTAGCCCCATTGAAGCTGAACAGATCCGCACCCCGCTCAAAGAGCTCCCCTCGTATGGGCTGGTTGTCACTGAAAAGATGGAGGGCTTGGCATTCCGACTGAAAATTATCAACAAGTAGGATGGAAGAAACAATCAGCATCCCGGCACAATCACTCCGATAGCCGGAGCGTTTTGCCATGGCTCCGCGGTTGCTCACCACCAGCAAAAGCAAGGCCGCAAGCACGCTCACGAAGTACAAAAACACCAGCCTAGTACCCGGAATCAGAGCTGAGTGATACGGCGGCCTTTGAAACGGCGTTGACGGACCTTTTTCTTGGTCCAGACGAAGGGCTCGGCTCTGTCGTTGTATGCGTTGACGTAGGCATCGATGTGTTCCTGAAGCTGCTTGAGGCTCGTGAAGGAGGTGCCGCTGAGCGACTGCCCCTGCAAGATGGAAAACCATACTTCGACCTGATTGAGCCATGACGCACTTGTCGGCGTGAAATGAAATTGCACGTTGGGGTGGGCCTTGAGCCAGTCCTCGTTCTTTTTATGGGTGTTGAGGTTGTCGAGGATGACGTGAAGCTTGCGGTTCGGAAAAGTCGCGGTGACGCTGTTCATGAAATCGAGAAACTCGACGCGGCGCCGGCGTTTTGAATGGGTCGCGATGATCTTTCCGGTGGCGACTTCGAGCGCCGCAAACAATGTTGTGGTGCCATGCCGCTTGTAATCGTGGCTTTGGCCGGTTAAGGCGCGGCCATTGGGCAACTTCAGATAACCCTGCGCTCGCTCCAAAGCCTGGATCGAGGGCTTCTCGTCCACGCACAGCACAATGGCCTTCGCCGGCGGCGCGACATAGAGGCCGACAACATCGGCGGCTTTGGCCGTAAAGTTCGGGTCGTTGCTCTCGCACCAGGACTTGCGAGCCACCAGGTCAATCTTGTGGCTGCGCAGGAACCGCCAGACATATTGGACATCGACATCGCCCAGCGCCTCGGCCAGCAGGGGGCCGGTCCAGCGCGCAAACCCTTGCGGTGGCGGCTTATCCAGCAGCTTCAGAATCCGCTTGTCGGTCGTCTTCGTATAGATCGGCTGCTTGCCAGGCCGCGGCTTGTCTTGCAGCCCTTCAAGGCCATGGTCGGCATAGCGATGCCGCCAAAGGCTGACAATCCGCGGCTGGACCCCAACTTCCTTGGCGATCGACCGGGTGCTGCGCCCATCCGCCGCCAACAGAACTATCCGCGCCCGCTTCAAATCGCGCTGCAACGTCACCGGTGAGCGACAGCACGCCTCAAGCACCTTGCGATCTTTCCTCGAAAGGTGGACTTCTCTTGCTTCGGGTATCATCCCGACCTTGAATCACGACTCACGTTCCAAGAAAAGTGGGTACTAGTGAACTCAATCGATACGGCCCTCATCAGAAGTTCCTTCACCCCGATGTTATGGGGCATCACGTGCTAACCGATGTCCGCCCTGCACTGAGCCCTGATGCCACATTCATGCCAAAGGCCCCTGTTGTTTGCGGACGCTTGTCACTTGCGTTCGCCAAACGACGTCCGGGTATAAACCCCTTGCTGAGCAGATCGACAATCTCGATGTCCTAAGAACAAATGGCCGTCGGCATCACGTCTGATAAGTCCGACCGCTGAGGGCGGAGACGCCAAGCCAACGCGACCTTATTGCTTGAAGCCTAGTTTCATGTTGCCTCAGAGTAAGCTGACGACCACGGCGCTCGTGGCGACACGCGAGAAGGCAACCTTCAGCACCCCCCTGGAAAAGCGATCCGAGATGTTCGTCCGCGAACCAAGCAAGGGACGTGTCGATGAAAATCGCAGCTGCTCTGCGTCTTCTACGAATGTTTGTAGCGTCGGAAGTCAGACATTGTTTCAGAGCTGACAATCGACTCTGTTAAAGTTCTGACAACACGCTGCGCAAGAAGGGGTGGCATCCCGGTCCATAGTCCAAATATTGTCATCAGAACTTTAGCGATGATCAGAGCTACAGCTGTGATGCAACGGGCAGCGTGACCGTTTCCGTATATGGTAAGAACGACCGGAGCGCAGGGGACTGCGCTCCCATTTTCATGGGGCATCTTTTTCCAAGGCACCACGTCAGGAGTGTATTGTCGCTCTGTCAGTGGCGAGAACACTTCCGCTGGTTCTGGCGACAGCGACGTTCGGCGCCGGTGCGCTCGTATCCATAACCGACGCTACATTGAACGCGCGCCGAACCAGACGGCTGCAGACCGCAGCATTTCTCACCTGAGCGTAGGCACGGATCGCACAGCTGTCCCTGTGCTGCGGTCTATGGTGGCAAAGAAAGAAGGAGCAGACTGCAATCAATCCTACGACGAATACGGGACGCGACATTTCCCCTCCTCATTTAAGGACAGCGGCAGTCCATCTACCATCTGTGAAATCAATCGTCCGCTCGACCGCGAGCCCCCCGGCTCCCTTGTGCGGAGAGCTCGCTCTATTTTTCGACATCGGGTATTCGACAATACCTGACACTACCGGAGCGCCGTCGCTTCCGTCGCGCGGCACAAGGGTTCGATCCTGCACGCCGACTTTCCTATACGGTGCTATTGCAAAGTGGCGGCCGTGTCTCAGAGGTTCTGGCGCTCACAGCTGCTGCTGTTGAACTGAAAAGCGGAAGCGTAGCGCTTCTGACCCTCAAGCGTCGAAAGAGTGACGTGGTACGACAAATTTCCCTACCGCTGAAACCCGGCCGAGGCGCGAATGGAGTTTCCGGAGTTGGCTGAGGTGTGGGCCACGATCTTTCCTGCCGTAGAGAAGGCGGCGGAGGAAGCGGAGCGAAAGTTGCGCGATTTCGTCGCTCAAGTCGGGTAGTAGAAATTTGCGGCGCTCACGCGCCGCCGAATTTTCAGACCGGGATGCCGAGCTTCTTCGCCTTGTCGCCCAGATTGTCCTGAATTCCCGCGCCCGGGACATGCATCACGCCAATCGGCAGCTCGTTGAGCATCGATTTCCGTTGTCAGGGTTGCAACGGCGTCAGTCGATGCCTCCGCGTCAGCCCTTCCAGCGATCTCTCCAGCTCGTCCCGACGCATCAGGACGGCGGCGTCCGTATCATTTACGGTTCGGTCGAGCTCTTGAGTTCGTGTTCGTAGCGCTCTGGACACAGCCGGGTCGGTGGCAATCAGCGGGAACACCTGACCCTGCGACCGGGCGATATCCTGACAGGCCATATTGAAGGCCCCTTCGGCTGAAGCGCGGCGATTCTTCGCGGCCTCCATTCCCGCGGCAGCTTCCTCGCAGCGAGCGCTCGCCGACTGGAACGCGCCAGCAGCAGCGGATTTCGCCTCCCACGCCTTGGCGAGGGTTTCGTGGGCCGTTCGACGACCTTCGTTAATCCGGGTCCGGTGACTCGCGGTCGCCCCACCGTCAAGAAGTTCAGCTCAGGCGAACGCTTCTCTACCAGTCGACGTTGTTTGGGTTGGGCCGCGCTCTGCGTCGATTTGCGACCGTGAATGCTCAAACGAGATGGCCGCGACCGCGCCGTCCGGCTCCGTTGCAGCGTCATTTCGAGCTCACCAGCCCGCTCACGCAGTGCACCGTACTTTTGCGCAACCGCTGAAAGTCTGTCGGCGCAGCCCACCGGGGCGGCGTCAATATGCCGTTTGGTTGTAGTTCCCGTTTCCCTTAAGCTTGCGCATAGTCGAGGAAATGCTGGAGGCGCGTGGCACTGTTGACCTATGAAGCCGTGCGCCAGTGGGGACCGAAATTCGGCAAGGCGTTCTCCGATCGGTCCGCGAGCGCGCTCCCGCTCGCGGTGACAAATGGCATCTGGACGAGATCGTTATCTCGATCGCGGGCGAACAACATTAGCTCTGGCGCGCTGTCGACCAGAATGGCTTCGTTCTCGACGTCTTGATCCAGCGCGGAAGAGACTCGCGCGCTGCGCAGCGGCTCAGGAAGAAGCTCTTGAAATCCGCCGGCACGCCGCCGCGCGTGATGATCACGGACAAGCTTCGTTCGTACGGCGCTGCGAGGGCAAAGACGGGCCTTTGGGTCGAACATCGCCAGCACAAAGTTCTCAACAATCGGGCCGAGAATTCTCATCAGCCGACGCGACGACGCGAGCGGATCATGATGCGTTTCAACTCCTCCAGGCCCACCGATTTCTGTCAGTTCACGATCAGGTCTCGAACCTTTTCCACATCCCCTATCCCGGAGCCCTGACTGCCGACTTCCGTCGTGCTTGGCACGAGCGAGCCTTTGCGACTTGGCGCGAGATCTCCATGACAAGCGC
Protein-coding regions in this window:
- the ltrA gene encoding group II intron reverse transcriptase/maturase — its product is MKRPIRSGAFRERKLYCKAKAEPAFRFYVLYDKICREDILSHAYKLARANAGAPGVDGITFEQIDASGLEAWLAGLRDELVTKTYRPDPVRRVMIPKPGGGERPLGIPTIRDRVVQAAAKIVLEPIFEADFEDGAYGYRPRRNAVDAVKEVHRLMCRGYTDVVDADLSKYFDTIPHSDLLKSVARRIVDRNVLRLIKLWLRVPVEERDSNGKRRMSGGKSNKCGTPQGGVISPLLSVIYMNRFLKHWRLSGRCEAFHGQIISYADDFVILSRGHAEDALTWTKAVMTKLGLTLNETKTSVKNARLESFDFLGYTLGPRHFRNGGRWYLGAAPSKKSVLRIKRKVSELLTPGNKGAWPEVQARLNRLLRGWSAYFSYGSLATAHQAVDRHVFDRVLAFLRRRHKTPGRGSLIRSMGTLAYLC
- a CDS encoding LPS-assembly protein LptD, yielding MLAIAVVIATGFGPVVKASAQNVSYNTQPPRPKPPKAANDNQMLVQATEVVYDYNNSRISAVGNVQLFYNGTSVEANKVAYDQKTKRLHAEGNIRMTDAEGKITYAETIDLSDDYRDGFVGSLRVDTADRTRMAATRADRSSGNYTVFENGVYTACAPCKDDPKKPPLWQVKGARIIHDQQEKMLYFETAQLEFFGVPLAYMPYFSTPDPTVKRKSGFLMPGFTSNTGYGYGVEVPFYWAIAPDMDVTFNPRITSRQGVLFQAEFRQRLMGGAYQIRAYGIDQLDRGAFAGQPGDRQWRGAVETKGQFALNDKWVWGWDGVVMSDYYFFSDYRLSQYRDPLGSFLNLPTDAVSQLYLTGAGNRSFFDARTMYWRSFSGNQDKVPIVYPVIDYSNVLNYPVFGGEFSYKTNSVNLSRDSAVFDPITTLANTNSLCTTASADPLARTPSQCLLRGFPGTYTRLSAEAQWRKSFTDPLGQIWTPFAGLRADAINSSVSNQPGVSNYLPVGDTQAFRLMPTVGLEYRYPFINVQPWGSTTVEPIAQIIIRPNETYAGKFPNEDAQSFVFETSNLFSVDKFSGYDRVEGGGRANVGVQATTQFDKGGAAKVLFGQSYQLFGMNSYAVRDSINTGLDSGLDKPRSDYVASIDYSPNRTYTFSVRSRMDEQTWNVQRFEAEGRANFDRWSISVMYGNYAAQPELGYLTRREGILTTGSLKVATNWVVTGSARWDLEANEINQYVVGAGYVDDCLVLGLNYLKSYNYTVGGVPPVLNETYMLSIGLRTFGTIAIGF
- a CDS encoding IS630-like element ISRj1 family transposase, translating into MIPEAREVHLSRKDRKVLEACCRSPVTLQRDLKRARIVLLAADGRSTRSIAKEVGVQPRIVSLWRHRYADHGLEGLQDKPRPGKQPIYTKTTDKRILKLLDKPPPQGFARWTGPLLAEALGDVDVQYVWRFLRSHKIDLVARKSWCESNDPNFTAKAADVVGLYVAPPAKAIVLCVDEKPSIQALERAQGYLKLPNGRALTGQSHDYKRHGTTTLFAALEVATGKIIATHSKRRRRVEFLDFMNSVTATFPNRKLHVILDNLNTHKKNEDWLKAHPNVQFHFTPTSASWLNQVEVWFSILQGQSLSGTSFTSLKQLQEHIDAYVNAYNDRAEPFVWTKKKVRQRRFKGRRITQL